In Oryzias latipes chromosome 15, ASM223467v1, the following proteins share a genomic window:
- the LOC105355825 gene encoding urokinase plasminogen activator surface receptor-like — protein sequence MRAAHRPLLFLLFVFLLQTHCEALRCYTCMGSNNEDCNRQGSKSCPSYSDACAVVVGHESGVMKSCSYKSFCSQANSQGYRAPGVKVHCCYSNDCNMTSSASRLPGLNFLLLLCQLLMHGWFLTHG from the exons ATGAGAGCTgcccaccgccctctgctgttCCTCCTTTTTGTGTTCCTACTGCAAACCCACT GTGAAGCCTTAAGGTGTTACACCTGCATGGGCTCCAACAACGAAGACTGCAACAGACAGGGCTCCAAGTCCTGCCCCAGCTACTCGGATGCCTGTGCCGTGGTGGTGGGACATGAAA GTGGGGTGATGAAGTCGTGTTCCTACAAGTCTTTCTGCAGCCAGGCCAACAGTCAGGGCTACAGAGCTCCAGGAGTGAAAGTCCACTGCTGCTACAGTAATGACTGCAACATGACAAGCTCCGCCTCTCGGCTGCCTGGCCTGaacttcctgctgctgctttgtcAGCTGCTGATGCACGGTTGGTTCCTGACACACGGCTGA